The sequence below is a genomic window from Cygnus atratus isolate AKBS03 ecotype Queensland, Australia chromosome 4, CAtr_DNAZoo_HiC_assembly, whole genome shotgun sequence.
GCCTGGAACTACATACACCCTTGCAAGTGCCCAGGGAGAAAGAGTGTTGAGTTTTgacctcaaaatattttggtgttgaacaaaatatatttaccaGAAATCCTGCGTCTGGTTTCATTTGGAGGAACAGATCTCAAAAGAGAGATCAGTAATCAGTTCTAATCACTGTCTGTGACCGGTTGGAACTGATGCCACCTGTTCCTCGCTGTTTCTATTCCGTGCTATTTCTTCAAAGCATTCTGGTTTTGGAACATTTTCTCATCAACAAAATAGTTGAAAGAGCACTGATGGTACAAATTAAACTATTACTAACTATGCAGAGATTCCAGTTCATTGATTTGTAGTGGTTGGCTTCATTGAAGTCATAGATTATTGGAGATGAACACTGTTTGGGGAAGGATGTCCATGAATGCAAAGTATTTGCTAAAGTCAAAAACGGCAACATTCAAATTTCAGAGCCTTCTCTGAATATAGCAGGTGTCTGCTTATAGATTGTCTTTCGTTGCAAAATGCTCTACAAGGCAgcataggaaatattttcttctttgccaaCTCTTGGTATTTCTCTATTCACAGCAATTTTTGCAGTCATAACTGCAGTGGAAGGAACCAAACTGAGACATCTTAGAAAGCTAAAAAATTATTCCTATTTAAAATCCATATctcttaaaactgaaatgaccAAATGGTGCAAGAAGgaaggataaaatgaaaaaataaagatgtaatCTGGACTTTCAGAGGGAAACACACTAGCTACTAAGAAGCTTTTTGTGTTAATATTAatattgcattgctttgttgttacaaatgtttttctcagtagtttgtgcttatttttagtttttcaggtATGGTATTCACTGCTGTGAAGGGCTGTATTTAGTGTAGATTAAAGAAGACTACCTAGGAAAGATGTCATATAAAAATAGTATGAATAATACATCAGATGAGAAAGAAGAGGTTTTACTGCTAGAATTAGGAAGGATGAGAAAGGTGAAAGGCTATAGGATATTGCATATAGGAGGATCACTTATGTGTAAAACCATGTGAACAGGAGGTTTAGAGAACTTCAAGGTGAATTAGTAAATTTTTGTTATCTCCGTAAAAAATGGGTTACCCTTGtcttctcattttgaaaatggagCTGAGCATTAAAAAAACTAGATGGTGCTGTTGGTGGTTGCCAACACCAGCGTCAGGATGCGGGAGCTTGTGACTTGTGGCCATTGGCTTGGTCCACCCATCCACCCTTTTAGTGCCCTTCTGCAGCTTTGGGTTagtaagaaatgaagaaaaaagaatactaCCAACCTGAACAGCAAACACTTCCTTGTTGATCCTGAAACACAACAAAGAGTTTGTTTTCCAACCAAGTCCATAGCAATTCCAGTCTTGATTATTTTGTGAAATCTAGTAGGGCACTGGAACTGTAcacaagagctgaaaaaaataatgtcttaaTATGTTATCTTTTAAAGATCCAGATATGAACTTTAGAGGCAAATATCTATTATATTAACAGGATATTAAATCCTATTTAGTTGAATTCTTGCAACAAGGCATTCCAAAGAATTTAACAGGATGACATTAGAAAAAGACTTCTCTTTcctgaacatgaaaaaataaaggaaattatattGCTATAATCACTTAAAGCCTAAAAAAACCTTTAGCAGTCAACACTGTACATTGGTGGGTACACTGCATTTCAATTTCTAGGCTACAAAGGGAatcaggaatgaaaaaaaatactccaaatCCTTTTATACTTTCCTCTAGATAACCTTTAAAGAATTGCTGTAGGAAGATTGTATAGGTTacaaaagttaaaagaaatgcCATACCAAAGGAAAGCTGTTAGTAACTGGAATTGACTGTATTTCTGAACTGCTTGATTGCCATGGACAGGTCATGGTACAGTCTACATGCAAGAACTGGACATTCAAAATTAGCTATTGCAGTGTGTTACATTACCAACTCAAGCAACTCTGTGCCATTAGcaatgcaagttaaaaaaaaaaaaataaaattttgcattaatTGGAAGATGTGCAGTGGTTATAAGCTTCATGATGAATTGCCTGCTTTCAAAATCACCAGTaagtcaaaacaaaatccaaaaggTGTAATTAAATgatctgtttattttacattgtttaTGTTTAAAGGGGAAAGCCTATCTTAAGCATTTCAAAAGATtgcatgtgtatgtgtaaaTATGCTCCATGCCCTGATTTTATCTGCATAATTTGCTGATATTTTGCACTGATATTAAATGGAATATAGGAGGCTATCCTCACTGTAAGTGATTTATGATCACAGTTGGTCAAAGGGGCTGCAAAGCTGATAACTCTAGCTAACAACCATCCATCTTTCAGCAAGACCCTCAAGCATCTAAGGCTGATCTAATAATGTCTGCATTGGGGAACTTCTTTAAAGTGTGAAGGATAGTAAGCAACAGTAGCCATATCTATACTGAGATTTTTGATACACTTGTCtggagcttttaaaattaatcaattaatctctctgtctttttttttttttttttttttgggggggggtggggataCATCCCTGCAGTTGAATTTGAACTAAAAATTGAGAGAAGAGCTTAAGAGCCAGAGAGATTTCTTATGATCTCCATTCCTCCAAGAACTCAGACTTGGAAAAAGCTCTTTTCCTAGTAATGGCTAGGGATCTTGACGTCTTAACTTGGTAGTACATATTTAgacaaaaagtaaagaaaagtgaggtcagtgaaaaaaatccactcaCAAACttttataaattcaaattagacccatctgaaacagaaagcatttccttAAACAATCTGTTCCCCTTAGAGTATTAATAATGGAGCAGAGAAtgtctcttttagtttaaattacagtaaacagagattttgttattttgtactTGGACTAGGCAAGGAGTCAGAAGTCATAGCTGCACCATTGTCTCACTGCTTAACTTTTCACAAGCTGTTAACATCTTACTGCCTTGACTTTTCCATCTGCATAGTGACTGCTGTGCCTCATTTTGGAAAGCACAAATAGAAAACATGCTCCTGTTTAATAGCATGTTAACAGCATTTTGAAACCACggtctgtttttcatttctcctcaCAAGAACATACAATTCTCAAATGATCTAAAATTCAGAAGGccctctttttaaaaagggaaaaccGTGGAAAGCAGGAATTTCTTCAGTACATCTGCCTGCAGTGCACTAGAGGGCCCTCAGGAGTTAGAAATGGATGGAATGCACTTTTGGAAGGCACATACTTCACAGGACTTTtcattacagaatttaaaatagaagttcttttttttttttttttttttttttttttttataacgTGAGGTTCATGTAAGTTTATAGCAGTTCACATGCAAACAACCTCTCAGTACGGTTAGGCTCCAAAGAGTATTTAGCTTGTAATGAAATACCTACATGTAGaccatatttaaaaatgaaatatgtgctAGCATACTTTGAGAATGTCAGTTTTACtaagttatttttgttaacCTAAGGAGTTTACCAGAACAAAGGATGAGTCAAGCTGAATAGGTAagagattttaaattttacatttttatagcaGTAAGTATACAGTGTGCACTTAATctatctttgtttctttgaaaggaTGTATAAGCCactgtcattttatttgaaaaactatATCTAGATCCTATTTTATGGCTTCATGAGAGTGTAAAGAATTAaccatctttcttctttaatggGGGCTTATGAATTATGTGAACTATATTCCTATTAAACTCTAGACATGTGGCACTGCtactttctttttgtattaGAGAATATGTGCATATTTAACTGCTATAGTTATTGGtggttaatattttataatttacagCATTTCCATAACATGGGTTTTAGTAAAGACTCTTGTCTCATAAGAAAAAGATGATAATGATCTGGgtttgaaaagcttttcttctaaTGATGGAATACATCTAGCTGAGATTGCAAATTGAGCCTGTATTTCATGATTTTGGTGTTTAATTTGTATTGTAATTAGAAAGTGAAAGATGTATTCTGGCATGTTTCTGGATTTATGTATACTGTCTCACCTAGAACTTGTCTCTTAAAATATAGAACCACAGATACTGTACAGgagtaatgaaatgaaatgctacTATCAGCtcaactcttttctttttgcagtttgCAAAGGAGAACTTCAGATATTTTAGGCTACAAGTCAGTAAACTTTGCTTACGTAGCTGGCTCCATTCATTCTCTGAAGCCAATCACTTGCCCCGTGGTGGCTGATAAGTATTTAACAGCTTGTAGAGGTGGAGTGTCTGGATCCTTAGTACTGAACACATTCCCAGGCATATCAGTAGCCTCTGTCCATCATCCATGCTGGAAGCTatttggaaaaggagaaatagaaaTCGGGGAAGGGAAATCATGCATCATCATCATCCTGGCTGGAATGTACGGAAGACTTTATGCTGTTTTCATCATGCGGATTTGCTAGAGAAATGACCTTCTTTGATCAGCCAGGTAAAATCAAAAACTTGTTTatttgctgcctctgctccccacggGTGCTGAGGCTGTGGACCTGCAGGCGACcgaggacaaggaggaatgtgCTGGTGGGCACTGCTTGTGTGATCTACCTGGGATTCCTTGTCAGTCAAGTGGGTCACGTTTTACCCCAGCACAAAGGAGGACACCAAAAAATCAGTTCCAGAAGTCTCCAAGATGCAGCTCAAACTCCTTTTCTGGGCATCCCACTGGATGGCACCCTGTCACCACCCAGCTTCCAGGAACCCCAGCTTGGTGGCAATGGGACCTCGGTGCCACCCAACGTAGTTTATATCACCCTGCGGTCCAAGCGCAGCAAGCCTGCCAACATCAGAGGCACGGTGAAGCCAAAGCGCAGGAAGAAACATGCAATCCCTTTGTCCTATGGGCAGCACTTTCCGAAAGCCGCTTTCACTGGCCAGGAAGAGACCTTTGTCCAGCAGCCGGGGAGGGCCACGCGTGCTGAAGGCGCAAAGGGAGCAGCAATAGCTCCTGAGGCAGGAAAGCACCACCTGGATGAACACAGGCAGAAAGACATGGCAATCGGGAAGCGAGGTCACCAGAAACCTGGGGGGATTTCTGGAGGTCTAAAGGCACAGCGCCAGGCTGAGGAGAGCAATATCAGGATTTACAGTGAGAGCTCTCCCTCTTGGCTGAGCAAAGAAGATATCCTAAGCATGCGTATGCTGGCAGATTCTCCGATAGAGAGCATCCAAGAAGTACCTTCTCAGAAAGCAGTCCTGGTAGTATTTGAGAGGGGTCCCAGCACCACAGAAGCTGCTTGTAATCGAGGGCACTGTGGCATCATCAAACGACCTCTTGACATGAGCGAAGTGTTTGCCTTTCATTTGGATAGGATCTTGGGGCTAAACAGGAGCTTACCTTCTGTAAGCAGGAAATCGGAGTTCTTCCAAGGTAACACATTCCTATGATTTTCAGCTTCCAGATGGGGTGCTGAggtttccttccccttcccacattaactgcaggacagcagcagcctttAACTCCTGCTAGTCTGAGAACTAATCCAGTCGTTGCAGGGGAGTAAAGCTGGTATCTGTCTGCAACTTCTTCCATGTAATTGTCCTGTCCAAAGGATACTGTACCCTGAAATTTAGAATAAATACAATAATTGAGTTGCTCTAACGATTCACTGTCCGTGAGACTATGGAATGCGAAAAAAGAGAGGGAGTCATCTGTAGATCGCATGGCATTGTATAGAATGACTAAAGAGGTGAAAGAAATTCCAGAAGATTACCTGGTGATTCGatgagcatttctgtttttttgtttgtcttgttttgttttctcatctcTTAGATTTGACTTCAATAAGATATTATTGAAAGTGAGCACAAGAATTAATCTCTCAAACAGATGGTGCAGGAAaggtgttttgtattttgtcagATAACCTACTTGGAGAAGTAGGGGACTTCCTGAAGAAGCTTAATGCTACTACTGACTCTGGAAACTgtcaattttcaaaaaaaaaatcttccctctcccctgataattcaaaaaatattaCTACATCTCAGTGAATCCAGCTTGACATTTTGAGGCTCATTACACACACCTTCATTATATATTATGCAGACAGAAATATATACAGGATGGCGCAGTATGCCTGTTACATGATTGGTTTAAACAATTTTCAGtgcaaatttttgttttctatgctATAGTGAAATTAAAGA
It includes:
- the GASK1B gene encoding Golgi-associated kinase 1B; this encodes MLFSSCGFAREMTFFDQPGKIKNLFICCLCSPRVLRLWTCRRPRTRRNVLVGTACVIYLGFLVSQVGHVLPQHKGGHQKISSRSLQDAAQTPFLGIPLDGTLSPPSFQEPQLGGNGTSVPPNVVYITLRSKRSKPANIRGTVKPKRRKKHAIPLSYGQHFPKAAFTGQEETFVQQPGRATRAEGAKGAAIAPEAGKHHLDEHRQKDMAIGKRGHQKPGGISGGLKAQRQAEESNIRIYSESSPSWLSKEDILSMRMLADSPIESIQEVPSQKAVLVVFERGPSTTEAACNRGHCGIIKRPLDMSEVFAFHLDRILGLNRSLPSVSRKSEFFQAGQACPVILWDSSLSPTDNNTHSSVRLTWGRYQQLLKQKCWQNGKVPKVEWGCTEIHHHEWSKMALFDFLLQIYNRLDRNCCGFKPLKEDSCVQQGLTLKCSNQDAVDLTHIVQRRHDRRHLAFIDNNGFFDRSEDNLDFKILQGINEFPESAVSVLRSQRLREKLLQSLFLDKVYWESQGGRKGIEKLIDVIERRSKILLTYINAHGAKVLPMNE